The following coding sequences are from one Candidatus Delongbacteria bacterium window:
- the mobC gene encoding plasmid mobilization relaxosome protein MobC — protein MRSRNNQVVIRLNDREYKYFQKQVDLSGLSMNTYIIQLIMGYKIKKRPHRDYGKLAWEISKVGTNINQIAHKVNASGNASNSNIDTAILLLKKIIELMRDMR, from the coding sequence ATGAGAAGCAGAAATAACCAAGTAGTCATTAGACTAAATGATAGAGAATATAAATATTTTCAAAAACAAGTTGACTTAAGCGGGTTATCAATGAACACATATATAATTCAATTAATAATGGGCTACAAGATAAAAAAACGCCCACATAGAGACTATGGCAAACTAGCCTGGGAAATATCTAAAGTTGGCACGAATATTAATCAGATTGCTCATAAAGTAAATGCATCAGGAAATGCATCCAATAGTAATATTGATACTGCCATTCTATTACTAAAGAAGATAATAGAGCTAATGCGCGATATGAGATAA